CGCTTCTTGACTACAGGTACAAAAAAGAATACAAAGCCCGGAACGGCCAGCCCGGAAGGGGCAAGGACCAGCACGGAAAATCGGCTTCCGACCTGATCATCCCAGTTCCAGCGGGAACCGTGATAACGTCCTCTGAAGACGGGGAGACGCTGGCCGACCTCATCGAGGACGGCGAGCGCTTTACCGTGGCTAAGGGAGGAGGCGGAGGCAGGGGAAACTCAAGGTTCGTATCGCCGACTAACCGGGCGCCGAGACAGGTAGAGAGCGGGCGCCCCGGAGTGCGTAGGGAAATAAGGCTCGAACTTAAGGTGCTTGCCGACGTTGGCATCCTCGGGTTTCCAAACGCGGGGAAATCAACCCTCATATCGAAAATCTCGGCTGCGAGACCCAAAATCTCGGGCTATCCTTTCACGACTCTTGTTCCCAACCTCGGGGTAGTAAGCTACGGAGACCATCAGTCTTTCGTAATCGCAGATATCCCCGGGATCATCGAGGGGGCACACAAGGGACTTGGGCTGGGTATTCAGTTTCTAAAACACGTGGAGAGAACCCGCCTTCTGGTTCACATGCTTGACCTTGACCCGATTTCGGGGAGGGATCCCGTAGAGGACTTTGACAAGATCAACTCGGAGCTAAAGGAGTACTCGGCGAAGCTTGCCGAGAAGCCTCAGCTGGTCATTCTCAACAAAATCGATATCGTCGAAGCCGAAGACAGAGAAGCGGAGACGGCAAAACGGCTCA
The DNA window shown above is from Candidatus Dadabacteria bacterium and carries:
- the obgE gene encoding GTPase ObgE, which gives rise to MQFIDEAKITVISGNGGNGCVSFRREKFVPKGGPNGGDGGKGGDVVVVADANMSSLLDYRYKKEYKARNGQPGRGKDQHGKSASDLIIPVPAGTVITSSEDGETLADLIEDGERFTVAKGGGGGRGNSRFVSPTNRAPRQVESGRPGVRREIRLELKVLADVGILGFPNAGKSTLISKISAARPKISGYPFTTLVPNLGVVSYGDHQSFVIADIPGIIEGAHKGLGLGIQFLKHVERTRLLVHMLDLDPISGRDPVEDFDKINSELKEYSAKLAEKPQLVILNKIDIVEAEDREAETAKRLKERDIETLSISAVTGEACQQLVYLIGERLSLLTEDSRNQSPCEE